The following proteins are co-located in the Diorhabda carinulata isolate Delta chromosome 4, icDioCari1.1, whole genome shotgun sequence genome:
- the LOC130892259 gene encoding odorant receptor 94b-like: MVATHVKTVNLIEAFDVEKRHLIYGGFYPIRNYSTLNKCLYYIKATFTTTISCLEWLLLIIFVYTKFPDILKVSECLLICLTQTAFIFKLINFIKQKNGMLIIEEQLRDSLLTDINEEEEKIFVEYVNGVKQLAKVYRSICAVAVGFFGLCPILDQGSEEIRKLPIPIWVPFNTEDYYFYIWLAILFSLCISVWTNCTIDILTIMLFIIATAQFKILIKRFKNVVPPGDKNIHEAIVNQSLTKCIVQFNKINSFINTLENIFSNGIFIQFLCSVLVICLTGFQMFVISFQKLEIILLFTYFNCMMCQVVMYCWYGHLLMESSDEITEACYSTFWYKCNAKIQKIFITVMERSKYPVKLKAGNFYTLNLATLMTILRSSYSYFAVIQHVYTNRMQANMDSIN; this comes from the exons ATGGTAGCCACACATGTAAAG aCTGTGAATCTCATCGAAGCATTTGACGTCGAAAAACGTCATTTGATTTATGGAGGATTTTACCCTATACGTAACTATTCGACATTGAATAAATGTTTGTATTATATAAAGGCTACATTTACTACCACCATCTCATGCCTAGAATggttattgttaattatatttgtGTATACAAAATTTCCTGATATTCTGAAGGTATCAGAGTGTCTACTTATTTGTTTGACACAAACcgcttttattttcaaattaatcaatttCATAAAGCAAAAAAACGGAATGCTTATAATCGAAGAACAGTTACGAGATTCTTTATTAACAGATATcaacgaagaagaagagaaaatttttgttgaatatgtGAATGGAGTCAAACAATTGGCAAAAGTTTATAGATCGATTTGCGCAGTTGCAGTCGGTTTTTTCGGCCTTTGTCCTATTTTAGATCAAGGTTCtgaagaaattagaaaattaccTATACCAATTTGGGTTCCGTTTAATACTGAagactattatttttatatctggCTCGcaatattatttagtttatgTATTTCAGTTTGGACTAATTGTACTATcgatattttaacaataatgttatttataataGCAACAGCTCAGttcaaaattctaataaaaagatttaaaaatgtCGTTCCTCCAGGCGATAAAAACATTCATGAAGCCATTGTTAACCAGTCGTTAACTAAATGCATCGTTCAGTTTAACAAAATTAACAG ttttattaatacattggaaaacattttttctaacgGAATCTTTATCCAATTTCTCTGTAGTGTATTGGTAATATGTTTAACGGGATTTCAAATGTTCGTA atttcgTTCCAGAAACTTGAAATAATTCTTCTCTTCACATACTTCAATTGCATGATGTGTCAAGTAGTCATGTATTGTTGGTATGGACACTTGTTGATGGAAAGT AGTGACGAGATAACAGAAGCCTGCTACTCAACATTTTGGTACAAGTGTAATGcgaaaattcagaaaatatttataactgtaATGGAGAGATCAAAATATCCGGTTAAATTGAAGGCtggaaatttttatacattgaatCTTGCTACATTAATGACG ATTTTAAGATCGTCATATTCTTACTTCGCAGTAATACAGCACGTATACACCAACAGAATGCAAGCCAATATGGATAGTATTAATTAA
- the LOC130892660 gene encoding nuclear exosome regulator NRDE2 gives MKVKVNVTNNWSLISFAVIHHSSLTKGADCLDCERDQITLAAYTSAIPIDSTSNTNDNESWLKNSSFQIDLPNVSENTTEKQNKEKAENIAKLTQKKRKHSNSKKREINADLISSDGDLFHTDSGGARELLTVKTISRPSAPIYDLKYWIDDPKFKKPRSMKSKFKRYHQYRESNSDVEVKITSKNLNDVDFTPRDEHFIGFKHEEELSSKTGFYNKHLADNPHDIKKWLEYINFQDTIHLFEKSYRKGSVAKGQRVLAERKLSILHKALALNPTSESLQRERLNIAVSTFPADELQNYLCDAVEKDKSNIILWQGYIESTQCSMSHCNAPVVLDLYTKCLSVLHQLRRASSVERHTLEECILKMLYQCGLFLKQAGLFEQLWTVLKMYLQLNLSPNDNNQFNLSSGCSETQLMELEDVIFTSNLPLHELWLRTEKLREACHWLPYLNDEKYEDPQRMVFSEDVALLIHPITMPENIFKLAATVFSLLKIPLLPCRHTTMGELGLDYVPWNLDSIEPLLAIFFPLYHVETPRNLWNNVRLAVGPQYLNKIPGHEEYLMFVITIMERTVKCLTGDDKISCTIWFFKFQRLLVILDKLKLFTMTDTLKKCFKKNFKDFLKLEENRQNEIYYLEYALLELEFGNVEGCIKIIRASLNFNVELCTTNISSRQKNWCCLYRHLVEIYVRRGKKDEEVIKLLCEMSLQEDTTFNEETLCRAKTRFQTMTQNLIKGVQTKLKCRDHFLPDFFTDWLMCNSWFIYFNENPTQCFVFLENVLQTLEDNSEILWQKEIINEFYVALLFQYYSTNPSVVILNRLDTVLHKAIEIYPNNLFLLSILDKREMKQNTLGLRWWKVKKMLLKPDRAISSLFGIIIVNRKMENFQEICDTITGNKCEVYTGLKNCMMSLFKKITTNTNSRKCGLIWRLYLQFVYVNFSPEICRNVYYSAVEECPWLKALYMDAAIYIPAELTQIQDLIIEKQLRLHVTPEELDVLRG, from the exons atgaAAGTAAAAGTGAATGTTACAAATAATTGGAGCCTGATCTCTTTCGCTGTCATCCATCACAGTTCACTGACAAAGGGAGCTGATTGCCTCGATTGTGAAAGAGACCAGATAACACTGGCAG CTTATACATCAGCAATTCCGATAGATTCTACCTCGAATACCAATGATAATGAATCTTGGTTAAAGAATTCCAGTTTTCAAATAGATTTACCAAACGTTTCGGAGAATACtactgaaaaacaaaataaagaaaaagctGAAAATATCGCGAAATTAACACAAAAGAAACGCAAACACAGTAATTCGAAAAAGAGAGAAATTAACGCAGACTTGATATCCAGTGATGGAGATTTATTTCATACAGATTCAGGCGGTGCTAGAGAATTATTAACTGTGAAAACAATATCTAGACCTTCCGCTCCTAtttacgatttaaaatattggatagaTGATCCTAAATTTAAGAAGCCTAGATCAATGAAAAGTAAATTTAAACGTTATCATCAATACCGAGAATCTAATTCAGATGTTGAAGTTAAAATAACATCTAAGAATTTAAATGATGTTGATTTTACCCCCAGAGATGAACACTTCATTGGGTTCAAACATGAAGAGGAATTAAGTAGTAAAACAGGGTTTTACAATAAGCACCTTGCTGATAATCCTCATGATATAAAGAAATGgttagaatatataaattttcaagatACTATTCATTTGTTTGAGAAGAGTTATAGAaaag GTAGTGTGGCTAAAGGTCAAAGGGTACTAGCCGAaagaaaattatctattttacATAAAGCATTGGCACTTAATCCTACTAGTGAAAGTCTTCAAAGAGAAAGATTAAATATTGCTGTTTCGACATTTCCTGCTGATGAATTACAG aattatcTTTGTGATGCAGTTGAAAAGGATAAAAGCAACATAATATTATGGCAGGGTTACATTGAAAGTACTCAATGTTCAATGTCTCATTGCAACGCACCTGTTGTTCTGGACTTATACACAAAATGCCTTTCCGTTCTACATCAGCTCAGACGTGCTAGTTCAGTAGAAAGACATACTTTAGAGGaatgtattttgaaaatgttgtaTCAATgtggattatttttaaaacaagccGGACTATTCGAACAATTATGGACGGTATTAAAGATGTATCTACAATTAAATTTATCTCCGAACGATaataatcaattcaatttatCTTCTGGTTGTTCAGAAACTCAGTTGATGGAATTAGAAGATGTTATTTTTACTTCGAATTTACCCTTACACGAGTTATGGTTACGTACTGAAAAATTGAGGGAAGCATGTCATTGGTTACCATATTTGAATGATGAAAAATACGAAGATCCCCAGAGGATGGTGTTTTCTGAAGACGTCGCACTTTTAATACACCCTATAACAATGCcagaaaacatatttaaattagCTGCTAcagtattttcattattaaaaatccCTTTGTTGCCTTGTCGACATACCACAATGGGGGAATTGGGTTTGGATTACGTACCATGGAATTTGGATTCCATCGAACCGcttttagcaattttttttccGCTTTATCATGTAGAAACTCCTAGAAATTTATGGAATAATGTAAGATTAGCCGTTGGACCTCAATATCTGAATAAAATCCCTGGTCACGAAGAATATTTGATGTTTGTTATAACAATTATGGAAAGAACTGTTAAATGTCTTACCGGTGATGATAAAATATCTTGTACAATTTGGTTTTTCAAATTCCAAAGGTTATTGGTGattttagataaattaaaattatttactatgaCTGATACACTGAAGAAATGTTTTAAGAagaattttaaagattttttaaagctagaagaaaatagacaaaacgaaatttattatttagaatatgcTTTACTAGAACTAGAATTTGGTAACGTTGAaggttgtataaaaataataagagcCTCATTAAACTTTAATGTAGAATTATGTACAACAAATATAAGTAGTCGACAAAAAAATTGGTGTTGTCTCTATAGACACCTTGTGGAAATATATGTTAGAAGAGGAAAAAAGGATGAGGAAGTTATTAAACTACTTTGTGAAATGAGCCTACAAGAAGATACCACATTTAACGAAGAAACTTTATGTCGAGCTAAAACGCGATTTCAAACGATGactcaaaatttgataaaaggCGTgcaaacaaaattgaaatgcCGAGATCACTTCTTACCGGATTTCTTCACAGATTGGCTCATGTGTAATTCatggtttatttatttcaatgaaaacccAACACAATGTTTCGTATTTTTAGAAAACGTTTTGCAGACACTCGAAGATAACAGTGAAATTTTATGGCAAAAGGAAATTATAAACGAGTTCTATGTAGctctattatttcaatattattccaCTAATCCTTCAGTTGTTATTTTGAATCGGTTAGATACAGTCCTACACAAAGCTATTGAAATATATccgaataatttatttttgttatctatTTTGGATAAAAGGGAAATGAAACAAAACACTTTGGGCTTGAGGTGGtggaaagtgaaaaaaatgttgttaaaacCAGATAGAGCAATATCTTCTTTATTCGgtattattattgtaaataggAAGATGGAGAATTTTCAAGAGATATGTGATACCATAACCG gtAACAAGTGTGAGGTGTACACAGGCTTGAAAAATTGTATGATgtctttgtttaaaaaaattacaacgaATACTAATTCCAGAAAATGTGGTTTGATATGGAGATTGTATTTACAATTTGTTTATGTAAATTTTTCACCGGAAATCTGCAGGAATGTGTATTATTCTGCTGTCGAAGAATGTCCTTGGTTAAAG gcTTTATACATGGATGCTGCAATTTACATTCCGGCGGAATTGACACAAATTCAAGACTTGATTATTGAGAAGCAGCTTAGATTGCACGTTACTCCCGAAGAACTGGACGTTTTGAGAGGTTAA
- the LOC130892667 gene encoding fanconi-associated nuclease 1-like — MPKNHTKFKAPTDGLIQMNISSAIENLKRMNDNKWRKKTKTITPISSNDRNKENNNGADIGEPQLAFNIWSSDDEEFEDKSGQDPNQTFHKKENQSTIANTSNVNNTSIEKNINIIQNISLPSNDSMMANTKKAVSSNIQQKDPKNKANISIRRTTASDKGLKSGYSKTNEIPLTSAKSPGPQSPKSPSSQSLKTSSSLSPKKEEKKMNPDFLKVMNGLISEVLNSTHLSFILSEQEKKIFKTIITSRQEYQYVCYKLYMLTWKWRNLFKFCEEINCRLKDKEIIDLFQLMVQNDIIDTDWKKEDVTTLLNILPHSEVKDICSKMGILGKTKKDMMTNLMQHCNKQKTLPFCKSSKEIVLEKIMKKLGEYVMRIKDTYKNAFYNIFVLGTFTNSKLQDRNQYFRIIQESDFPDYTIQDHIVFYTRNDFENYTKACANREEFELLTVSKDMERMYHMGKDIINMLKNILSNDNDDDRFQEAPHLKRFTAVEVYKKLLTKICNALKKHHFEDVHEWLKYLIETFPKSHRLADWYYDLSILNETNWKNPEGAANVIIQVLELEKEYLTETQIQQLVEKGRQLKKAKGVSQLNHDIIVKLLPVVADLDDFPQVTIDAPAIRGKPGRKRHYPVQNSDGSKEYKSVEQIALEYYERCGFHSGEHCEGSIILATFTLFFWDIIYNPDIVVPGTFLSRYQQFPLDMYSTYFYVHRKELIDKRLRDLAENWSDQHTLDFVTENWIKYSHKSGLTNVANYIPNKERLNNIVCCIGRKLLSGIYQRLVKDLGQFKSGMPDLLVWNKHDEKAKFIEVKGENDKLSVKQKLWLKYLKSIGADVEVCHVHTIGSKKKLKTTIKNQSKIKNDDASFSKSCIKSTPRKKKRCNSEDSLSYFETPPSSPVPRKKKIVKRKSENNVTPSPKKIITISSRSGEITKKQIVAIDSSVFEKITIM, encoded by the exons atgcCTAAAAACCATACTAAATTCAAAGCTCCTACTGATGGtttaattcaaatgaatatatCTTCAgctattgaaaatttgaaacgaaTGAATGATAACAAATGgcgaaaaaaaacaaaaaccatcaCTCCAATTTCTTCGAATGATAGAAACAAGGAGAATAATAATGGGGCCGACATAGGGGAACCACAACTTGCTTTCAACATTTGGTCATCCGATGATGAGGAATTTGAAG ATAAGTCCGGGCAAGATCCAAATCAAACTTTCcataaaaaagaaaaccaaTCAACTATTGCAAATACTTCCAATGTAAACAATACTagtattgagaaaaatattaacattattcAGAATATATCTTTACCTTCAAATGATTCTATGATGGCTAATACAAAAAAAGCAGTTTCCAGCAATATACAACAAAAGGatccaaaaaataaagcaaatataTCGATTCGAAGGACTACTGCAAGTGACAAAGGTCTAAAGTCAG gttacagtaaaacaaatgaaatcCCATTAACATCTGCTAAGAGCCCAGGTCCTCAATCTCCTAAGAGTCCAAGTTCTCAATCTCTTAAGACCTCATCTTCTCTATCTCCTaagaaagaagagaaaaaaatgaatcctGATTTTCTAAAAGTTATGAATGGATTGATATCTGAAGTATTGAACTCGACTCATTTATCTTTTATACTGagtgaacaagaaaaaaaaatttttaaaacaataataacaagTCGTCAAGAATATCAATATGTTTGTTATAAACTTTATATGTTAACATGGAAGTGGCGAAATCTATTCAAGttttgtgaagaaattaattgtcgtttaaaagataaagaaattattgatttgtttcaattaatGGTACAAAACGACATTATTGACACGG acTGGAAAAAAGAAGATGTTACTACTCTGTTGAATATATTACCGCATTCAGAAGTTAAAGATATCTGTTCGAAGATGGGAATACTTGGAAAAACGAAAAAAGATATGATGACAAATTTGATGCAGCATTGTAACAAACAAAAGACGTTACCATTCTGCAAGTCCTCGAAAGAAATTGTACTGgaaaagataatgaaaaaattgggaGAATATGTTATGAGGATTAAGGACACTTACAAAAAtgctttttacaatatatttgtATTGGGTACTTTTACAAATTCGAAGCTCCAAGATAGAAATCAATATTTCAGAATCATACAGGAATCAGATTTTCCTGATTATACCATTCAAGATCACATTGTGTTTTACACAAGGAATGATTTCGAAAA ttaTACCAAAGCATGCGCAAATCGAGAAGAATTTGAATTGTTAACAGTATCCAAGGATATGGAGAGGATGTACCATATGGGTAAAGACATTATCAACATGTTGAAGAACATCCTATCAAA tgacaATGATGACGATAGATTTCAAGAGGCGCCACATTTGAAACGATTTACAGCTGTAGaagtatataagaaattattaactaAAATATGTAATGCTTTGAAAAAACATCATTTCGAAGATGTACATGAATGgctgaaatatttaattgaaaccTTTCCGAAATCGCATAGATTAGCCGATTGGTATTATGATTTATCCATACTTAATGAAACTAATTGGAAAAACCCGGAAGGTGCTGCAAATGTCATAATCCAAGTACTCGAATTGGAAAAAGAATATTTGACCGAAACACAAATTCAACAATTAGTAGAAAAGGGAAGACAATTGAAGAAAGCGAAAGGTGTAAGTCAATTGAATCATGATATCATTGTGAAATTATTACCCGTCGTAGCCGACTTGGATGACTTCCCTCAGGTTACAATCGACGCACCAGCTATAAGAGG aaaGCCTGGTAGAAAGCGACACTATCCAGTGCAAAATAGTGATGGAAGTAAAGAGTACAAATCTGTTGAACAAATAGCTCTAGAATATTACGAAAGATGCGGGTTTCATAGTGGAGAACACTGTGAAGGATCCATTATCTTGGCTACGTTTACCCTATTTTTTTGGGACATCATCTACAATCCTGATATTGTCGTTCCTGGAACGTTTTTATCGCGTTACCAACAATTTCCTTTGGACATGtattccacttatttttatGTACACAGAAAAGAATTGATCGATAAAAGATTAAGAGATTTAGCTGAAAATTGGTCGGATCAACATACTCTTGATTTTGTTACtgaaaattggataaaatattCTCACAAATCTGGATTGACCAATGTAGCTAACTATATACCAAACAAAGAACGTTTGAACAACATCGTTTGTTGTATAGGAAGAAAATTGTTATCTGGTATCTATCAAAGATTAGTCAAAGATCTTGGGCAGTTCAAAAGCGGAATGCCAGATTTACTAGTTTGGAATAAACATGACGAAAAG GCTAAATTTATAGAGGTCAAAGGGGAAAATGATAAACTGTCTGTTAAACAAAAGTTGTGGTTAAAATATCTGAAATCAATTGGTGCAGATGTTGAAGTTTGTCATGTACATA CAATTggatcaaagaaaaaattaaaaacgacaataaaaaatcaatcgaaaataaaaaatgatgatgctagtttttcaaaatcttgtaTAAAGTCAACTCcaagaaagaagaaaagatgCAATAGTGAAGATTCGCTTAGTTATTTTGAAACTCCTCCTTCATCTCCGGTTCctaggaagaaaaaaattgtgaaaaggAAATCGGAAAATAATGTGACTCCTTCACCGAAGAAGATAATTACAATTTCATCTAGATCTggtgaaattacaaaaaaacaaatagttgCTATCGATAGCAGTGTGTTTGAGAAAATAACGATAATgtaa
- the LOC130892662 gene encoding aldehyde dehydrogenase, mitochondrial, which yields MLRVVKNVLNHVQKCNYSLAVPKPHQNPNVLYSGIFINNEWHKSKSGKTFQTINPSTGQVITEIQQGSKEDINLAVDAANEAFKFGSEWRTMDASERGRLLYKLADLMERDGAYLASLETLDNGKPFTQAWSDVVGSINGIRYMAGWADKVHGKTIPMNGKYLAQTRLEPVGVCGQIIPWNFPLLMLSWKIGPALSMGNTVILKPAEQTPLTALYIAELSKEAGFPPGVLNIVPGFGDAGQALVENPKVDKIAFTGSTEVGKHIQSLSGKYNLKRTTLELGGKSPNIILADVDIERAVEYSHHGVFYNSGQVCCAGTRTFIEDKIYDEFVERSVERAKKRIVGDPFDLKTEQGPQVNEEQLEKVLGLIKEGVKQGAKLVHGGKRHGDTGYFIQPTVFADVEDHHIIAKEEIFGPVQQLIRFKDMDEIIERANNTNYGLASAIFSNDINKINYISQGLRAGVVWVNCYNVLEVQTPFGGYKESGFGREMGEYGLQQYTEVKCIITAVPQKNS from the exons ATGTTGCGAGTagttaaaaatgtattaaatcaCGTGCAAAAATGCAATTATAGTCTAGCCGTTCCTAAGCCTCATCAAAATCCCAACGTACTTTATTCTGGG aTTTTCATCAACAATGAGTGGCATAAGTCAAAATCTGGAAAAACATTTCAAACGATAAATCCTAGCACAGGACAAGTTATCACTGAAATCCAACAAGGTTCAAAAGAAGATATTAACTTAGCCGTAGATGCTGCTAACGAAGCATTCAAGTTTGGATCAGAATGGAGGACAATGGATGCTTCGGAAAGAGGGCGATTACTTTACAAATTGGCGGATTTGATGGAAAGAGATGGTGCATATTTAGCA AGCTTGGAAACATTGGATAATGGTAAACCGTTCACTCAAGCTTGGAGTGATGTGGTTGGTAGTATCAACGGTATACGTTACATGGCAGGTTGGGCGGATAAAGTCCACGGTAAAACGATACCCATGAACGGGAAATATTTGGCTCAAACTCGACTTGAACCAGTAGGAGTATGCGGGCAAATCATACCGTGGAATTTCCCTTTGCTGATGTTGAGTTGGAAAATAGGACCTGCTTTGAGTATGGGAAACACGGTTATTCTCAAACCAGCCGAGCAAACACCACTGACTGCTCTGTATATAGCCGAACTTAGCAAGGAAGCTGGATTTCCTCCGGGTGTGTTGAACATTGTACCTGGGTTCGGTGATGCTGGACAAGCTTTAGTAGAAAACCCTAAG GTTGATAAGATCGCTTTTACCGGCTCTACGGAGGTTGGTAAACATATTCAAAGTTTATCCGGTAAATACAATCTGAAAAGAACAACGTTGGAATTGGGTGGTAAGAGTCCTAACATCATTCTAGCCGATGTTGACATTGAACGTGCTGTTGAATATTCACACCACGGAGTCTTTTATAATTCCGGACAGGTTTGCTGTGCTGGTACCAGAACTTTCATCGAAGATAAAATCTATGACGAATTTGTGGAAAGATCCGTCGAACGTGCCAAAAAACGTATCGTAG GAGATCCGTTCGATTTAAAAACCGAACAAGGTCCTCAAGTGAATGAGGAACAATTGGAGAAGGTCTTAGGGTTGATCAAGGAAGGTGTCAAACAAGGAGCTAAATTAGTACATGGAGGAAAGAGGCACGGAGATACTGGATATTTTATACAACCAACTGTTTTCGCGGATGTTGAAGATCATCATATAATTGCTAAAGAAGAG atTTTCGGACCTGTTCAACAACTCATACGGTTCAAAGATATggatgaaattattgaaagagCAAATAATACTAATTATGGTCTTGCTtctgcaattttttcaaatgatatcAACAAAATCAATTATATCAGTCAAG gtCTCCGAGCTGGTGTCGTTTGGGTGAACTGCTATAACGTTCTCGAAGTTCAGACTCCATTTGGAGGTTACAAAGAGTCTGGATTTGGTAGAGAAATGGGAGAATATGGATTGCAACAATATACAGAAGTCAAATGTATAATTACTGCTGTGCCACAAAAGAATTCTTAA
- the LOC130892666 gene encoding uncharacterized protein LOC130892666, producing the protein MIYRRYVSLTRRKVSFFVVPLVVASFIFILYQLSIFRQLSNEYSIRNNLKLKLLRGIHEQQARFYEPNREDKFTCIHSLETIDFKRVNDDYCDCLDGSDEPGTNACHNGIFYCRNQKRIPKSLHSSMVNDGICDCCDGSDEWKNIDILNNVNIAQQKNMHKYHPTCPNIC; encoded by the exons ATGATTTATAGAAGGTATGTCTCCCTTACCAGAagaaaagtttctttttttgtaGTACCTTTAGTGGTTGcatcgtttatttttatattatatcagCTATCAATATTTAGGCAACTGTCGAATGAATATagtattagaaataatttaaaattaaaactattaagaGGTATTCATGAACAGCAGGCGAG GTTCTATGAACCAAATAGAGAAGATAAATTTACTTGTATACATAGTTTGGAAACAATAGATTTTAAGCGAGTAAACGATGACTATTGTGACTGTTTGGATGGCTCTGATGAACCAGGTACCAACGCCTGTCATAATGGAATCTTCTACTGTAGGAATCAAAAACGCATTCCAAAATCGTTACATTCCTCAATGGTAAACGATGGAATATGTGATTGTTGTGATGGGTCAGAtgaatggaaaaatattgatattttgaataatgtcAATA TTGCACAACAGAAGAATATGCACAAATATCATCCCACTTGCCCTAATATTTGTTAA
- the LOC130892663 gene encoding pyrokinin-1 receptor-like → MLLLTADGVINITNFSIGNYSVLTLNEGFKNSDPINLYPFSIVLPFTIIYIFVFILGVLGNISTCTVIARNKRLQTATNYYLFSLACSDMLLLLSGLPPEMYRIWSPDYYIFGQAFCIVQGLAAETSANATVLTITAFTVERYLAICHPFKSHAWSKPSRAVKFIAVIWIVALGLAIPQAIQFGVVDEIQNGTLIRLCTIKNIFFDHAFEISTFVIFFVPMSLITVLYVMIGIQLRRSENISSSRHTSSNSSDQRNQYGRKNVSRNNAAQKRVVKMLVAVVAAFFICWAPFHAQRLLAVYLSTAPTETQEMFSDLYLYLMYISGVLYFISTTVNPVLYHIMSKKFRTAFKETFYDVCCCKSRNKGHYAAIRRVPPKMRDMPRSASEGLANNPNLPHPSSKLSESRGSSFLSNSSRTTSLCDRNRSIACERGLEEEKNNFVLPLKFNKISQKQGSESKNSVISNSSLKDADVDEFTRCDLVKNMIKINDDL, encoded by the exons aTGCTGTTATTAACTGCCGATGGTGTTATAAACATAACGAACTTTTCCATCGGGAATTACAGTGTATTAACCTTAAATGAAGGATTCAAAAATTCAGATCCCATCAACCTGTACCCGTTTTCAATTGTGCTGCCGTTCACAATCATCTACATCTTCGTCTTCATATTAGGAGTATTGGGTAATATAAGTACTTGTACAGTGATAGCAAGAAATAAGAGACTGCAAACAGCTACCAATTATTACCTATTCAGTTTAGCTTGTTCCGATATGTTGTTGTTATTATCCGGATTACCTCCGGAAATGTATAGGATATGGTCTCCGGATTATTACATATTCGGACAAGCGTTTTGCATCGTACAAGGATTGGCGGCCGAAACTTCCGCAAACGCTACCGTGCTCACAATAACGGCGTTCACCGTCGAAAGGTATTTGGCGATTTGTCACCCTTTCAAATCCCACGCGTGGTCTAAACCCAGCAGAGCCGTCAAATTCATAGCTGTCATATGGATAGTAGCTTTAGGTTTGGCTATACCGCAAGCGATACAATTTGGCGTCGTGGACGAGATACAAAACGGTACTTTGATTAGATTATGtactatcaaaaatatatttttcgaccACGCATTCGAAATATCCACTTTCGTTATATTTTTCGTTCCTATGAGTTTAATTACCGTTTTATATGTTATGATCGGTATACAGTTGAGGAGATCCGAGAATATTTCTTCTTCGAGGCACACGTCTTCGAATAGCAGCGACCAGAGAAACCAATACGGTAGGAAGAATGTTAGTAGGAATAACGCAGCTCAAAAGAGGGTCGTTAAAATGTTAG TTGCAGTAGTAGCAGCTTTTTTTATCTGCTGGGCGCCATTTCACGCGCAAAGACTATTAGCCGTTTATTTATCAACTGCACCAACCGAAACACAAGAAATGTTTTCagatttatatctttatttaatGTACATTTCTGGGGtactatattttatttccacGACGGTTAATCCCGTACTATATCACATTATGTCGAAAAAATTTAGGACGGCATTTAAG GAAACGTTCTATGATGTTTGCTGTTGTAAATCTAGGAATAAAGGTCATTACGCCGCGATAAGGAGAGTACCACCGAAAATGCGCGACATGCCCCGATCTGCATCCGAAGGTTTGGCCAACAACCCCAATTTACCACATCCTAGCTCGAAGTTATCCGAAAGTAGGGGAAGCAGTTTTCTGTCGAATTCGAGTAGGACTACATCTCTTTGTGATAGAAATAGATCGATAGCTTGCGAACGAGGATTGGAAgaggagaaaaataatttcgttctaccgttaaaattcaataaaatatcacaaaaacaagGATCAGAGTCCAAGAATAGCGTCATCAGTAATTCTAGTTTGAAAGATGCCGACGTAGATGAATTTACTCGTTGTGATTTggttaaaaatatgattaaaataaatgatgattta